The Ferrovibrio sp. MS7 sequence AGCCAGGTGGCGCGCAAAGGCCTGCCGAACGCGATGGGTGAATCGGCGCGCGGCACTTCCAGCCGCGGCAGCCAGGTGTCCATGCGCGTGTTGCCGAGCGGCGTCAGCTTGCGGCCACGGCGGCGACCGAAAATGAGACGGCGCGGCATTGCTGCCGCGCCGTCGGTATCGTCTTCGGTAGAGGGCGTCACTTCACGTTGAAGGCCGACTTCAGGTCCTTGACCAGATCGGTCTTCTCCCAGGAGAAGCCGCCGTCCTTCTCGGGCTTGCGGCCGAAATGGCCGTAGGCGGCGGTGCGGGCATAGATCGGGCGGTTGAGCTTGAGATGCTCGCGGATGCCGCGCGGGCTCAAGCTCACCAGTTCCTGCAGCACCTTGGCGATCTTGGCTTCATCGGCCTTGCCAGTGCCGTAGGTAGAGACATAGACCGACAGCGGATGGGCGACGCCGATGGCATAGGAAAGCTGGATCAGGCACTTGTCGGCCAGGCCGGCAGCAACCACGTTCTTCGCCAGGTAGCGCGCGGCATAGGCGGCCGAGCGGTCGACCTTGGTCGGGTCCTTGCCCGAGAAGGCGCCGCCGCCATGGGGCGCCGCGCCGCCGTAGGTGTCGACGATGATCTTGCGGCCGGTGAGGCCGGCATCGCCATCCGGACCGCCGATGACGAAACGGCCGGTCGGGTTGACGTAGAAATGCTCTTCATCGCACATCCAGCCCTTCGGCAGCGCCTTGAGCACATAGGGACGCACGATCTTCTTGATATCGCCGGACTCGAGCTCGCGGCCCTTCTTGTCCTTGGCGGCATGCTGGGTCGAGACGACGACGGCGGTGGCGCCGGTCGGCTTGCCGTTCTTGTA is a genomic window containing:
- the metK gene encoding methionine adenosyltransferase, with product MARNSSYLFTSESVSEGHPDKVCDQISDAVLDLFLKEDPYARVACETLTTTNRIVLAGEVRGPASLVSKSGAVNKKKIEEVARATVKKIGYEQDGFHWKHAKVDVLLHGQSADIAVGVDAAGNKDEGAGDQGIMFGYACNETPELMPAPIQLSHNILSLMAAARHSGKEPLLGPDAKSQVTLLYKNGKPTGATAVVVSTQHAAKDKKGRELESGDIKKIVRPYVLKALPKGWMCDEEHFYVNPTGRFVIGGPDGDAGLTGRKIIVDTYGGAAPHGGGAFSGKDPTKVDRSAAYAARYLAKNVVAAGLADKCLIQLSYAIGVAHPLSVYVSTYGTGKADEAKIAKVLQELVSLSPRGIREHLKLNRPIYARTAAYGHFGRKPEKDGGFSWEKTDLVKDLKSAFNVK